One window of Paenibacillus sp. FSL K6-3182 genomic DNA carries:
- a CDS encoding sugar ABC transporter permease has product MSRQAQRKLFIITFLIPTFLFFCLFALFPISKGIYISLFDWSGSSEHMTYIGLDNFKALIQDPIVWRAIGNDYFLVIGKVIGIILLATFFAVAVTRLRVRGQQFFRLVFFLPNLISIVVIGVLWRFVYNPSIGFLNSFLGIFTNAHNNRPWLGEEGTALWSILWPSIWAGVGFYFLLLVASILSIPASLYEAAEMDGASPNRQFWRITLPLIWEQVKVSILHIVMTTLNGSFVMVLLMTEGGPDNSTQVLGSYLYQMGFRQFHMGYAAALGVLILILSLATTLVLQRVLRRDSIEFS; this is encoded by the coding sequence ATGTCGCGTCAAGCACAAAGAAAGCTATTCATTATTACATTCCTTATTCCAACGTTCCTCTTCTTCTGCCTTTTTGCACTGTTTCCCATTTCCAAAGGCATATACATCTCTTTGTTTGACTGGTCTGGCAGTTCTGAGCACATGACTTATATTGGTTTGGACAACTTTAAGGCTCTGATTCAGGATCCGATCGTATGGAGAGCGATTGGCAACGATTATTTTCTAGTCATTGGGAAAGTAATTGGAATCATTCTGTTAGCTACTTTCTTCGCTGTTGCAGTTACTAGGCTCAGAGTGCGGGGGCAGCAGTTTTTTAGATTAGTCTTTTTTCTTCCGAATTTGATCTCAATTGTGGTTATAGGTGTGTTATGGCGATTTGTTTATAATCCGAGCATCGGCTTTCTGAATTCGTTTCTTGGGATATTCACGAATGCCCATAACAATAGGCCTTGGCTAGGGGAAGAAGGAACGGCATTATGGTCGATCTTATGGCCCTCGATTTGGGCTGGGGTAGGATTTTATTTTCTGCTGCTCGTTGCCAGCATTCTTAGCATACCTGCTTCTTTGTACGAGGCGGCTGAAATGGATGGAGCCTCGCCTAATCGACAGTTTTGGAGAATTACGCTTCCCTTGATCTGGGAGCAGGTTAAGGTCAGCATTCTTCATATTGTGATGACGACTTTAAACGGCTCCTTCGTGATGGTTTTATTGATGACGGAAGGGGGACCAGATAATTCAACGCAAGTGCTTGGTTCCTATTTGTACCAAATGGGATTCCGTCAATTTCATATGGGTTACGCTGCAGCACTTGGTGTATTGATCTTGATCTTATCCCTAGCAACAACGCTAGTCTTGCAGCGAGTGCTTCGACGCGATAGCATTGAATTTTCATAG
- a CDS encoding carbohydrate ABC transporter permease: MSFSQPSRIFRTAAILVLLLWTSAVLYPLLWTLLSALKNNTQFLTNKPWSLPEFPLYWSNFSYVWKTYHFGDYFLNSVYITLMSSCLSILLSATTAYVIARFKFSGSQLMYMVYLSSMMIPLILGLVPLFFLLNDLYLINKLNGLVLVYTAWSLPFGVFVLVSFFKSLPKELEEASYIDGAGYFRTFFQIMLPMAQSGMIPILIMNALNNWNEYIMGTIFVNEPSKYTLPVGIAIMQGEMQYRTEWGPLFAGLLISMVPVVLVYAFFQRYIVAGITAGAVK; the protein is encoded by the coding sequence ATGAGCTTCAGTCAGCCTTCACGAATATTTAGGACAGCAGCCATCCTCGTTCTTCTTCTGTGGACCTCGGCTGTACTTTATCCGCTGCTTTGGACATTACTAAGCGCTTTAAAAAATAATACGCAATTTTTAACGAACAAACCTTGGTCACTGCCTGAATTTCCGCTTTACTGGAGCAACTTTTCTTATGTGTGGAAAACCTATCATTTTGGCGACTATTTTTTGAATTCCGTATACATTACTTTAATGAGCTCATGTTTATCCATTTTGTTATCGGCTACAACTGCATATGTTATAGCGCGTTTCAAGTTCAGCGGCAGCCAGTTGATGTATATGGTCTATTTGTCCTCAATGATGATCCCTCTTATTTTAGGGCTGGTTCCGTTGTTCTTTCTACTAAACGATTTGTACTTAATTAATAAACTAAACGGATTAGTACTTGTATATACAGCGTGGTCATTGCCGTTTGGCGTATTTGTTTTGGTCAGTTTTTTCAAATCGCTGCCGAAGGAATTGGAGGAAGCCTCGTATATTGATGGAGCGGGGTATTTTAGAACCTTTTTTCAAATTATGCTGCCGATGGCTCAATCCGGCATGATTCCTATTTTGATTATGAATGCTTTGAACAATTGGAATGAGTACATTATGGGGACGATCTTCGTGAATGAGCCTTCCAAGTACACACTGCCTGTTGGAATTGCGATCATGCAGGGGGAGATGCAGTACCGAACCGAATGGGGGCCATTGTTCGCAGGACTGTTAATTTCAATGGTGCCTGTTGTACTCGTCTATGCTTTTTTTCAAAGATACATTGTAGCTGGTATAACTGCTGGTGCGGTAAAATAA
- a CDS encoding family 16 glycosylhydrolase, producing the protein MKQNLKSTLLTFIIAVVLCAMPVAAMAEEAEAPEALGKTFIDLLDQKDSDRWYASNGWSNGGTFLSGWRDDHVIFEDGKLKLLIDDKPCAQDKAQCSDKPYASGEYSTTQRYGYGKFEVRMKAVKGDGVVTGFFTYGADSDGKADEIDIEILGKNTTQFETNYFTKGVGMHSTIIPLGFDAADDFHDYAFEWAPDSIKWYVDGKLVHTETGSRGELPSAPGYMIANMWPATKTNGWANEYVYPGKTQIAEVDRIAYTLPKQQPETNVDPSTPVKQGKSVDLLVEDARELKVFKIGQTEMAPLRFVMESLFATVKWNAAKQEIIVNDKLSKSEMVFKVNSNVAFINGIKTMMKNPVILNNGHAYVPLLVLTDAIGADVIRKDGKVSISRGNE; encoded by the coding sequence GTGAAACAAAATCTTAAATCCACGCTGCTAACATTCATAATCGCTGTTGTGCTCTGCGCAATGCCGGTTGCTGCTATGGCAGAGGAAGCTGAAGCACCAGAAGCTTTAGGTAAAACATTTATAGATTTGCTGGACCAGAAGGATTCGGATCGCTGGTATGCTTCTAACGGATGGTCCAATGGCGGAACCTTTCTGAGCGGCTGGAGAGATGATCATGTCATCTTTGAAGACGGGAAATTGAAATTGTTGATTGACGACAAGCCGTGTGCACAGGATAAAGCGCAATGCTCCGATAAACCGTATGCTTCAGGGGAATATTCTACAACACAGCGCTACGGATACGGTAAGTTTGAGGTTCGAATGAAAGCGGTTAAAGGCGATGGAGTCGTAACCGGTTTTTTCACCTATGGCGCTGATTCAGACGGTAAGGCTGACGAGATCGATATTGAGATTTTAGGTAAAAACACGACGCAGTTCGAAACGAATTATTTTACAAAAGGTGTTGGCATGCATTCGACGATCATTCCTCTAGGGTTTGATGCAGCGGATGATTTCCATGATTACGCCTTTGAATGGGCGCCGGATTCAATCAAGTGGTATGTAGATGGCAAGCTCGTTCATACGGAAACCGGCTCGAGAGGAGAGCTCCCTTCAGCACCTGGCTATATGATTGCGAACATGTGGCCGGCTACCAAAACCAATGGCTGGGCGAACGAGTATGTGTATCCAGGGAAAACCCAGATCGCTGAGGTGGATCGAATCGCTTATACGCTGCCGAAGCAGCAGCCTGAAACGAATGTAGATCCTTCAACACCTGTAAAACAAGGTAAATCAGTAGATTTGCTAGTTGAAGATGCACGAGAACTAAAAGTATTCAAAATCGGACAAACAGAAATGGCACCGCTTCGTTTTGTTATGGAAAGTTTATTTGCAACGGTGAAATGGAATGCAGCTAAACAAGAAATCATCGTCAATGACAAATTGTCCAAATCCGAAATGGTCTTTAAGGTGAATTCGAACGTTGCTTTTATTAATGGGATAAAAACAATGATGAAAAATCCAGTCATTCTGAATAATGGCCATGCTTACGTACCACTGCTTGTTTTAACGGATGCGATCGGTGCTGACGTCATTCGGAAGGATGGAAAAGTAAGCATTAGCAGAGGAAACGAGTAA
- a CDS encoding metalloregulator ArsR/SmtB family transcription factor: MTNIDQGQLSTREYILQLLKTKGNLSTKDLTEELGITVMAVRRHIQSLERDNLISSKTIRQAMGRPTAVYCLTEHADGFFPRKYHTLTLELLDELTHQLGSSAVESLFEGRKNKMTKKYESSMQSKELEDRVKALAEIQNENGYMVEWEKINNEQFILKENNCPIEQVATKYQHACQCELKLFETMLGDVEVSRSECLAKGGQRCTYSIKKRQKQEQ, from the coding sequence ATGACCAACATAGATCAAGGACAGCTTTCTACGAGAGAATATATTCTTCAGCTGCTGAAGACGAAGGGTAATTTAAGTACAAAGGATCTTACGGAAGAGCTGGGAATTACGGTAATGGCCGTTAGACGTCATATTCAATCGCTGGAGAGGGATAATCTTATCTCATCCAAAACCATCAGACAAGCGATGGGCAGACCAACAGCGGTTTATTGTTTAACGGAGCATGCAGACGGATTTTTCCCGCGCAAATATCATACCTTAACGCTTGAATTATTGGATGAGCTTACCCATCAGCTTGGCTCGTCGGCGGTAGAGTCGTTATTTGAAGGCCGCAAAAACAAAATGACTAAAAAATACGAATCGAGCATGCAAAGCAAAGAGCTTGAGGATAGAGTGAAGGCACTCGCAGAAATTCAGAACGAGAATGGATATATGGTGGAATGGGAAAAGATCAACAATGAACAATTTATTTTGAAAGAAAATAATTGCCCAATTGAGCAAGTAGCGACCAAATATCAGCATGCCTGCCAATGTGAATTGAAGCTGTTTGAAACGATGCTGGGCGATGTAGAGGTTTCGAGATCCGAGTGTCTTGCCAAGGGTGGACAAAGATGTACCTATTCCATAAAAAAAAGACAAAAACAAGAACAGTGA
- a CDS encoding family 16 glycosylhydrolase, giving the protein MMNKASNSKKRMMVWLLSCMLLLSLMMPTVTSAADIAFDEPLNGINNNLFYTSDGWGNGVDFGVGWRAANQEFSNGIMALRLDNTGCPTNCAGKNYASGEYATNVKYGYGRVEARIKAAKGTGLVTALFTYSGQATNTSNDEIDIEILGKDTTKLEANYFTNGVGQHSTIIDLGFDSSLAFHNYAFEWSPTYIKWFVDGNLVHTENGSRGALPTSPGHIMANLWSGAGPAEVWTGPFVYPGTPIRAYYDWIKFTPASELPPGEAEGTGLTANYFNNMDFTSLKATRTDATVNFDWGLGAPMTSMDADTFSVRWTGKVKPQYTGTYTFYTSSDDGVRLWVNNQLIINKWVDQATTEWSGTIQLTAGQKYDIKLEYYDNTEDAIAKLSWSSPLQAKQIIPQNRLYLN; this is encoded by the coding sequence ATGATGAACAAGGCAAGCAATAGCAAAAAAAGAATGATGGTATGGCTCTTATCCTGTATGCTGCTTCTCTCTTTAATGATGCCGACTGTTACTTCTGCTGCTGATATTGCGTTTGATGAACCGTTGAATGGGATTAACAATAATTTGTTCTATACGTCGGATGGCTGGGGCAACGGAGTGGACTTTGGCGTTGGCTGGCGGGCAGCGAATCAAGAGTTTAGTAATGGAATTATGGCGCTTCGTTTGGACAATACGGGTTGCCCTACCAATTGCGCTGGCAAAAATTATGCTTCCGGCGAATATGCAACGAATGTGAAATATGGATACGGTCGTGTTGAAGCGCGCATTAAAGCGGCTAAGGGTACAGGGCTTGTTACAGCACTCTTTACGTATTCGGGTCAAGCGACAAACACGTCAAACGATGAAATTGACATTGAAATATTAGGCAAGGATACGACTAAGCTGGAAGCGAACTACTTCACAAACGGTGTAGGCCAGCATAGCACGATTATTGATCTTGGATTCGACTCTTCCTTGGCCTTCCATAACTATGCCTTCGAATGGTCTCCTACGTATATCAAATGGTTTGTTGATGGTAATTTGGTGCATACAGAGAACGGCTCGCGAGGCGCGCTTCCTACAAGTCCAGGTCATATTATGGCCAATTTATGGTCAGGCGCAGGACCTGCTGAAGTCTGGACCGGGCCGTTCGTCTATCCAGGTACGCCGATTCGGGCGTATTACGATTGGATTAAATTTACGCCAGCAAGCGAGCTTCCTCCGGGAGAAGCAGAAGGAACGGGGCTTACTGCCAATTACTTTAACAACATGGATTTCACCTCGTTAAAAGCGACTAGAACCGATGCAACCGTGAACTTCGATTGGGGTTTAGGGGCTCCTATGACCAGTATGGATGCAGATACCTTCTCCGTAAGATGGACGGGCAAAGTGAAGCCTCAATATACAGGAACCTATACTTTTTATACGAGCAGCGATGATGGGGTTCGGCTATGGGTGAACAATCAGCTCATCATTAATAAGTGGGTGGATCAAGCGACGACGGAATGGTCTGGAACGATTCAATTAACGGCGGGGCAGAAGTATGATATTAAGCTTGAATATTACGACAATACGGAAGACGCCATCGCTAAGCTGTCTTGGTCGAGTCCGCTTCAAGCGAAACAAATCATCCCGCAAAATAGATTGTATTTGAATTAA
- a CDS encoding NADPH-dependent FMN reductase — protein sequence MKLLGISGTILGSKTAAAVDASLDVVRNKYPDIEVDFLDMRHYKNVQFCDGSNISDYNEDTQKVIEMIAAADFYIIGTPIFQSSITGVLKNLFDLVPVPKISNKVMGFIATGGTSHHYLVVENQLKPIAGYFRAYVAPGHVYIHDEHFDEQQQIANEDIIARIEKLADEVVFMQTRLKG from the coding sequence ATGAAATTATTGGGCATTTCAGGTACTATTTTGGGATCAAAAACAGCTGCGGCTGTAGATGCGAGCTTAGACGTTGTCCGGAACAAATATCCGGATATTGAAGTGGATTTTCTGGATATGCGGCATTACAAAAACGTACAATTTTGCGACGGAAGCAATATATCCGACTACAATGAAGATACACAAAAGGTAATTGAGATGATAGCAGCTGCTGATTTCTATATTATCGGCACACCGATTTTTCAGTCTTCGATTACCGGCGTATTAAAAAATCTATTTGATCTCGTTCCCGTACCCAAAATATCGAATAAAGTAATGGGATTTATCGCTACTGGAGGAACCAGTCATCATTACCTCGTAGTTGAAAATCAGCTGAAGCCGATAGCTGGTTATTTTAGAGCTTATGTAGCACCGGGGCATGTTTATATCCATGATGAACATTTTGATGAGCAGCAGCAAATTGCAAATGAGGACATCATTGCGCGTATCGAGAAATTAGCTGATGAAGTTGTATTTATGCAGACTAGGCTAAAAGGTTAA
- a CDS encoding NAD(P)/FAD-dependent oxidoreductase, with protein sequence MSNEQPDLFTDITIIGGGPTGMFAAFYAGMRHASVKILDSMPQLGGQLAALYPEKYIYDVAGFPKVTAQQLIHNLQEQMNHFPVQVCLEEKVQQVIKKDEHHFEIITDKGIHYSKSVIITGGIGAFEPRRLELPEAKPFENTNLQYFISDLNQYSGKRVIINGGGDSAVDWALMLEPIAEEVTLIHRRDKFRAHEHSVENLLKSKVNVITPAEITELHGDEQIEKITITFGKTGETRELACDALIVNFGFVSSLGPILEWGLEVENGSIVVDTRMETNIKGIFAAGDITSYPGKIKLIAVGFGEAPTAINNAKVYLDPTAKLSPGHSSNLKL encoded by the coding sequence GTGAGCAATGAACAACCAGATCTATTTACAGATATAACGATTATTGGCGGCGGTCCAACAGGGATGTTCGCTGCGTTTTATGCTGGGATGCGGCATGCAAGCGTGAAAATTTTGGACAGTATGCCTCAGCTCGGCGGGCAGTTGGCCGCTCTATACCCTGAGAAATATATATATGATGTTGCTGGATTCCCTAAGGTGACAGCCCAGCAGCTTATTCATAATTTACAAGAACAAATGAATCATTTCCCTGTGCAGGTTTGCCTGGAAGAGAAGGTTCAGCAGGTGATTAAGAAGGACGAGCATCATTTTGAAATCATCACCGATAAAGGAATACACTATAGTAAATCTGTCATTATTACCGGCGGCATAGGCGCATTTGAGCCGCGTCGATTAGAGCTTCCAGAAGCCAAACCTTTCGAGAACACAAACTTGCAGTATTTTATAAGTGACTTGAATCAGTATAGCGGCAAAAGGGTGATCATTAACGGAGGCGGAGATTCCGCGGTCGACTGGGCGCTTATGCTTGAACCGATTGCTGAAGAGGTTACGCTCATTCATAGGCGGGACAAGTTCCGCGCTCACGAGCACAGCGTCGAAAATCTTCTAAAATCAAAAGTGAATGTCATTACACCAGCGGAGATTACAGAGCTGCATGGGGATGAACAAATCGAGAAAATAACGATTACGTTTGGCAAAACAGGAGAAACACGCGAACTCGCATGCGACGCGCTCATCGTTAATTTTGGTTTTGTTTCCTCGCTTGGCCCCATTTTGGAATGGGGATTAGAAGTGGAGAACGGCTCTATCGTCGTTGATACTCGAATGGAAACGAATATTAAAGGGATCTTTGCAGCTGGAGACATTACAAGCTATCCCGGCAAAATAAAGCTTATTGCAGTTGGTTTCGGAGAAGCTCCTACTGCCATTAATAACGCTAAGGTTTATTTGGACCCTACCGCTAAACTCTCGCCCGGCCACAGCAGTAATCTGAAGCTTTAA
- a CDS encoding AraC family transcriptional regulator, with amino-acid sequence MQETDANTNTSPSKIYRLIGVKYKESEPYEQQKAKKDDCYRLFVIMDGRGRLVLDGCGYQLERGKCFISEPGATITNEVGSSGLIHYELSFEILYIGKDGRAASDSEWSTSFPCTGEVVCQPFSQCLEWVERLNSFSLSDTSDELDDLDQQICFQQLLRHILMHNLTISHAQNSRKAVEATIDRLNHDYRNEWSVGQLANLTDVGRTHYSRLFKEITGQVPLQYLSGIRINQAKHLLQATDDRLSDIAQNAGFGDEFYFNRRFKKTVGISPGQYRRHYREEIRVFAPFLEDFLVTLGVTPILQCSITNWGKQSYLGLEHIPAIEISDKYAAQLPIKPDFILVDNGFPDKWDHHLLEEQAPLYKMSNEGEDWQETLRIMADLIGRGKNVKVVDIIAKYEKKAEAARKKLRPIHHQTTVFLRIQANGILLYGGPDKGYTGPVLYSDLGMTPHPLVKQLTKSTRTAVLTPELLAQIDADNVFVTFEISEQEKRKLYATPLWQSLPAVRHNRVFEVDFLSWMNYGVLAHSLKIDDVLRALG; translated from the coding sequence ATGCAAGAGACAGACGCCAATACGAATACATCTCCAAGCAAAATCTATCGCTTAATCGGAGTAAAATATAAGGAATCTGAACCCTATGAACAACAAAAAGCGAAAAAAGATGATTGCTATCGATTGTTTGTCATTATGGACGGGAGAGGGCGCCTCGTTCTAGATGGATGCGGTTACCAGCTCGAGCGCGGCAAATGTTTTATTTCCGAGCCAGGGGCAACCATTACAAATGAAGTCGGCAGCAGCGGACTCATTCATTATGAACTGAGCTTTGAGATTCTTTACATTGGAAAAGATGGTCGGGCCGCTTCGGATAGCGAATGGAGTACTTCATTCCCATGTACAGGAGAAGTGGTGTGCCAACCATTTTCCCAGTGCTTGGAGTGGGTTGAGAGGCTGAATAGCTTTAGCTTATCGGACACTAGTGATGAGCTGGACGATTTGGATCAACAAATATGCTTTCAACAATTGCTCCGACATATTCTCATGCACAATCTGACCATTTCTCATGCCCAGAACAGTCGGAAAGCGGTTGAAGCTACAATTGATCGACTAAATCATGACTATCGCAACGAATGGTCGGTGGGCCAGCTGGCTAATTTGACCGATGTTGGCCGCACACACTATTCGCGTTTGTTCAAAGAGATAACGGGTCAGGTGCCGCTGCAGTACTTATCCGGCATTCGAATTAATCAAGCGAAGCACCTGCTGCAAGCAACCGATGATCGTTTGTCCGATATTGCACAGAACGCCGGATTTGGCGATGAGTTTTATTTTAACCGCCGCTTCAAGAAGACGGTCGGCATATCGCCAGGACAATACCGAAGGCATTATCGAGAGGAGATCCGTGTATTCGCACCGTTTCTTGAAGATTTTCTGGTAACGCTTGGCGTTACGCCTATCCTGCAGTGCTCCATAACAAATTGGGGAAAACAGTCGTATTTGGGGCTTGAGCATATTCCCGCAATAGAGATTTCCGATAAATATGCTGCTCAGCTGCCGATAAAGCCGGACTTTATTTTGGTAGACAACGGCTTTCCAGATAAATGGGACCATCATCTGTTGGAGGAACAGGCTCCGCTCTACAAAATGTCCAATGAGGGGGAGGATTGGCAGGAGACTTTGCGAATCATGGCAGATCTAATTGGGAGAGGAAAAAACGTAAAAGTCGTTGATATTATAGCAAAATATGAAAAAAAAGCAGAAGCTGCTCGGAAAAAGCTTCGCCCGATTCATCATCAAACGACCGTTTTTCTGCGAATTCAAGCCAATGGAATATTGCTGTACGGCGGTCCGGATAAGGGATACACGGGGCCCGTTCTCTATAGTGACCTGGGAATGACGCCTCATCCGCTTGTAAAGCAATTGACAAAGAGCACAAGGACAGCCGTGCTAACACCAGAATTGCTCGCGCAGATCGATGCTGATAATGTGTTCGTCACTTTTGAAATTTCAGAACAAGAGAAAAGGAAGCTTTACGCGACGCCACTTTGGCAATCGCTTCCCGCAGTACGTCATAACCGTGTATTCGAGGTTGATTTTCTGAGCTGGATGAATTACGGCGTCCTCGCCCATAGCCTGAAAATCGATGATGTCCTGCGTGCGCTTGGCTAG
- a CDS encoding extracellular solute-binding protein, translating to MNMKRPVFVTLLIMILFIVAACGSSNGSAEAEKPAASDTPSEVANGLKGEFEIQYFVGGYGDAWWIDVIDQFQKLNPDLKIKQSAGPKINDQMKPRWIQGNPPDLIYIDGAGSNPRQMVEDDQLLDLSDWIHEASNVDGEKITDVMIASPEQYGGKTYNIPLVFGSYGTFYDAALFEKNGWAVPTDFDRFLEVSEKIKAAGISPYIHTGVYPDYILGGFVYPAIISANGDNGQILKDMGDMKEGIFKSEPVLKALRQLSEISAKGLIDKGAPALNHTDSQMQFLQHKAAMIPNGLWLESEMKNDAPSDFKYGFVPSITQAKGGKFIALPYTSTMAIAKKAKNPEAAKAFIEFIFTKKASLNWAEKTGALMNVKVDLESSNAGDTAKNAMKYYNSDNTIVAPVVVFNADVFKVMSDATIALTINKITPEEWTERVEAAAAKARK from the coding sequence ATGAACATGAAAAGGCCGGTATTTGTAACACTGCTCATCATGATTTTATTTATCGTTGCTGCTTGCGGTTCAAGTAATGGGAGTGCTGAGGCGGAAAAGCCAGCAGCTTCTGACACGCCATCCGAAGTGGCTAATGGACTTAAGGGAGAGTTTGAAATCCAATATTTTGTCGGGGGTTATGGGGATGCTTGGTGGATTGATGTTATTGATCAATTCCAGAAGCTAAATCCTGATCTGAAAATCAAGCAATCCGCTGGCCCCAAAATTAACGATCAAATGAAACCGAGATGGATTCAAGGCAATCCTCCGGACCTCATTTACATAGATGGAGCTGGATCAAATCCGAGGCAGATGGTAGAAGACGACCAGCTTCTGGATCTATCGGATTGGATTCATGAAGCGAGCAACGTAGACGGAGAGAAAATTACTGATGTTATGATCGCAAGCCCTGAGCAATACGGCGGCAAAACCTATAATATTCCGCTTGTATTCGGCTCATATGGCACATTCTACGATGCAGCGTTGTTTGAGAAAAATGGATGGGCTGTTCCTACAGACTTTGATCGTTTCTTGGAGGTAAGTGAGAAAATAAAAGCTGCTGGTATTAGTCCTTATATTCATACAGGTGTATATCCGGATTACATTCTTGGCGGCTTCGTATATCCAGCGATTATATCGGCGAACGGAGATAATGGGCAAATTCTGAAAGACATGGGTGACATGAAAGAAGGCATTTTCAAAAGCGAGCCCGTTCTTAAAGCGCTTCGTCAATTAAGCGAGATTTCCGCTAAGGGTCTAATTGATAAAGGTGCTCCTGCGCTTAACCATACAGATTCTCAGATGCAATTTCTACAGCACAAGGCTGCTATGATTCCGAATGGGCTATGGCTGGAAAGCGAAATGAAAAATGATGCGCCATCTGATTTTAAGTATGGGTTCGTTCCTTCAATAACCCAAGCGAAGGGCGGGAAATTCATAGCGTTGCCGTACACAAGTACGATGGCGATTGCCAAAAAAGCGAAAAATCCTGAAGCTGCCAAAGCGTTCATCGAATTTATTTTCACCAAAAAAGCGTCTTTGAACTGGGCGGAGAAAACCGGTGCTCTCATGAACGTGAAAGTGGATTTGGAATCTTCCAATGCTGGAGATACGGCCAAAAATGCTATGAAATATTACAATAGCGACAATACGATTGTCGCACCTGTAGTTGTGTTTAATGCTGATGTATTCAAGGTGATGAGTGATGCAACGATAGCTTTAACGATCAACAAAATCACACCGGAAGAGTGGACGGAGCGGGTTGAGGCAGCAGCAGCCAAGGCTAGAAAGTAA
- a CDS encoding ABC transporter substrate-binding protein: protein MFRHTGSRSFIVRGLISLLIVFMALTACSTPQDEKKEAANKENAVNTQTDKAAENGIEVETNENETRVVKDFFGEVEIPVKPKRIAAIYLEDYLVTLGVEPVVQWYHPMWGKQEYLNLDVPPFDITGSIEALLDAEPDLIITDGFVDAAIYEKYSKVAPTFRMPDDILMSSSSDILLKIADLIGEQEKAEKLVKDYEQQIADTKSKLKAAIGEESVAVLRLNIGETDLNLLGIKNKFIGSILYKELGLTPPKMVADMEAFIDTISMEKLPDLNADHIIILTSNGSWSSAENQESIKNLFDSPIWQSVPAIKKGNVYQVDRTYWQTGAFTANQLKIKDLEKFLLK, encoded by the coding sequence ATGTTTCGGCATACAGGTTCACGCAGCTTCATCGTAAGGGGTCTCATTTCTCTACTGATTGTTTTCATGGCACTCACGGCATGCAGCACGCCGCAAGATGAGAAGAAAGAAGCAGCGAACAAAGAAAATGCTGTGAATACGCAAACAGACAAAGCCGCAGAGAATGGCATAGAAGTGGAAACGAATGAGAATGAAACCCGCGTAGTGAAGGATTTTTTTGGCGAGGTTGAAATTCCGGTTAAACCAAAGCGAATAGCTGCTATCTATTTGGAGGATTATTTAGTCACTCTTGGCGTGGAGCCTGTTGTACAGTGGTACCATCCGATGTGGGGCAAACAGGAATATTTGAATTTAGATGTTCCTCCATTTGATATAACAGGAAGCATTGAAGCGCTGCTAGATGCAGAACCGGATCTTATTATTACAGATGGTTTTGTAGATGCAGCTATCTATGAAAAATACTCTAAGGTAGCACCGACCTTTCGGATGCCTGACGACATTTTGATGAGCAGCTCCTCCGATATTCTTCTTAAGATTGCTGATCTAATTGGTGAACAAGAGAAAGCCGAGAAGCTGGTGAAGGACTACGAGCAGCAAATCGCGGATACAAAAAGCAAGCTGAAAGCAGCGATTGGAGAAGAATCAGTTGCTGTGTTGCGACTTAATATCGGTGAGACTGACCTCAATCTTCTTGGAATTAAGAACAAATTTATTGGTTCTATCCTTTACAAAGAATTAGGCTTAACTCCGCCAAAGATGGTTGCGGATATGGAAGCCTTTATTGATACGATCTCCATGGAGAAGCTTCCTGATCTTAATGCGGACCATATCATTATTTTAACTTCAAATGGATCTTGGTCATCGGCCGAGAATCAAGAATCCATTAAAAATCTATTCGATAGTCCGATTTGGCAAAGCGTCCCTGCCATAAAGAAAGGAAATGTTTATCAAGTGGATCGGACCTATTGGCAGACGGGCGCTTTCACGGCTAACCAACTCAAGATTAAAGATTTGGAAAAATTTTTGCTGAAGTAA